In one Gemmatimonadota bacterium genomic region, the following are encoded:
- a CDS encoding dicarboxylate/amino acid:cation symporter: MPEHATDHAERGGLPPDRHTRRRVSPAATILLAFVAGGVSGAIFPQFAGAIGPVGTIWVKAISALVVPLVVALLITSIASLADAGAVGRLGVRVIGVFLALLFGGAVLIAIMTPWLLTLLRVTAGSTGALAGTREVAPVVAAAPHAAPGFWDWIGALIPANPVAAAANGALLPLVIFTVAFGVGVTRLAPESRAHLVGFFRGVADVMLELVRWVLWIAPIGVFGLAYALGARTGFGGAHAIIALLILVAIACLVYTCALYVVAVVVGRVPLVRFARAIAPAQVVGFSSRSSLATLPAMIEAGKLQLGLPAAATGFVLPLAVSTFKLGATIAITTSSLFLARIYGVTITPAEVASIAMSAVLLSFSVPGIPGGVLLVMVPVLTSVGIPAEGIGILLAVDVIPDMFRTVTNVTADMVAAVIVAPHKVTGADTSAPHIRGPSMLG, encoded by the coding sequence GTGCCAGAACACGCAACGGATCACGCGGAGCGCGGTGGGCTTCCACCGGATAGACACACGAGGCGACGTGTATCACCAGCGGCGACGATACTTCTAGCCTTCGTCGCCGGCGGAGTGTCTGGCGCGATCTTTCCGCAGTTTGCGGGTGCGATCGGTCCCGTAGGAACGATCTGGGTCAAGGCGATCAGCGCACTGGTAGTACCACTGGTAGTCGCGTTGCTCATCACGAGCATCGCGTCACTTGCCGACGCTGGCGCGGTCGGACGGCTTGGCGTGCGGGTGATTGGAGTCTTTCTTGCGCTCCTGTTCGGCGGCGCGGTGCTGATCGCAATCATGACGCCATGGCTGCTGACGTTGTTGCGCGTCACCGCCGGATCGACGGGAGCGCTCGCGGGGACCCGCGAAGTCGCGCCGGTAGTTGCAGCAGCGCCACACGCAGCGCCCGGCTTCTGGGACTGGATCGGCGCACTGATTCCGGCGAATCCCGTCGCCGCGGCGGCCAACGGCGCGCTGCTTCCGCTGGTGATCTTCACAGTTGCGTTCGGCGTCGGTGTCACCAGACTCGCGCCGGAATCGCGCGCACATCTCGTCGGCTTCTTTCGTGGTGTTGCCGACGTCATGCTCGAGCTCGTACGCTGGGTACTATGGATCGCGCCGATCGGCGTATTCGGCCTGGCATACGCACTCGGCGCACGCACAGGATTCGGCGGCGCGCACGCAATCATCGCGCTGCTGATACTCGTCGCGATTGCGTGCCTCGTCTACACGTGCGCGTTGTATGTGGTCGCCGTCGTGGTGGGCCGAGTTCCGCTGGTCAGGTTCGCGCGCGCCATTGCGCCGGCGCAGGTCGTAGGATTCAGCTCACGATCTTCACTCGCGACACTTCCCGCGATGATCGAAGCGGGCAAGCTGCAGCTTGGTCTTCCTGCGGCCGCGACAGGCTTCGTGCTTCCGCTCGCAGTTTCGACCTTCAAGCTCGGTGCAACCATCGCGATCACGACCAGCAGTCTGTTCCTGGCTCGGATCTACGGCGTGACGATAACGCCCGCCGAGGTCGCTTCGATTGCGATGTCTGCAGTGTTGCTCAGCTTCAGTGTGCCGGGCATTCCAGGCGGCGTGCTGCTCGTCATGGTACCGGTGCTGACGAGTGTCGGGATACCGGCGGAAGGTATAGGAATTCTGCTTGCCGTGGATGTGATTCCGGACATGTTCAGAACTGTTACGAATGTTACGGCGGATATGGTGGCGGCTGTCATTGTGGCGCCGCATAAAGTGACAGGCGCGGATACATCCGCGCCCCACATTCGCGGACCATCGATGCTCGGATGA
- a CDS encoding metalloregulator ArsR/SmtB family transcription factor, whose amino-acid sequence MAYTSALTALADPTRRAVFERLRRGPVPVGVIAAGLPVSRPAVSQHLRVLKDAGLVRDEAVGTRRLYAVDPRGIAELRAWLDRFWDQALDAFKAEVEGKPQPTKRKKSR is encoded by the coding sequence ATGGCTTACACATCAGCCCTGACCGCCCTCGCCGATCCGACCCGCCGCGCAGTGTTCGAGCGCTTGCGCCGCGGACCGGTGCCGGTGGGAGTGATCGCCGCGGGTCTTCCCGTCAGCAGGCCCGCCGTCTCGCAGCATCTCAGGGTGCTCAAGGATGCGGGCCTGGTGCGTGACGAAGCCGTCGGCACGCGCCGGCTCTATGCCGTCGATCCGCGTGGTATCGCGGAATTACGCGCGTGGCTGGACCGCTTCTGGGATCAGGCGCTCGACGCGTTCAAGGCTGAAGTCGAAGGCAAACCTCAACCGACGAAAAGGAAGAAATCACGATGA
- a CDS encoding ribbon-helix-helix protein, CopG family gives MKTTLNIDDQVMKQLRREAARLDTTMSELVETALRRLLTPQNATKPLPPLPVFHAGRTLVDVANRDALYDLMDGR, from the coding sequence ATGAAGACCACGCTCAACATCGACGATCAGGTCATGAAGCAGTTGCGGCGCGAAGCAGCGCGGCTGGACACGACCATGTCGGAACTGGTCGAAACTGCACTTCGACGGCTGCTCACACCGCAGAACGCCACGAAACCGCTGCCGCCTCTTCCAGTTTTTCACGCAGGACGCACACTTGTGGATGTCGCGAATCGTGATGCGCTGTATGATCTGATGGATGGACGTTGA
- a CDS encoding SRPBCC family protein, whose translation MTGPRTAATAPSVAPVVKTITVKATPARAFEVFTANMTRWWPITHTIRRSDAPIAEVVLEPRVGGRWYERGTDGTECGWGHVIAWEPPNRVVLAWQINAEWKFDPSLISEVEVRFQAQGTDTTLVRLEHGKLDAFGEGAEKVRQAISSEGGWGALLQAYADAVVKVA comes from the coding sequence ATGACAGGCCCACGCACCGCAGCAACAGCGCCATCAGTTGCACCAGTTGTGAAGACGATCACCGTGAAAGCCACGCCTGCGCGTGCATTCGAGGTATTCACCGCCAACATGACCCGGTGGTGGCCGATCACCCATACGATCCGCAGGAGTGACGCGCCGATCGCCGAGGTCGTACTTGAGCCACGCGTGGGCGGTCGCTGGTACGAGCGCGGGACGGATGGTACGGAATGCGGCTGGGGCCACGTGATCGCGTGGGAGCCGCCGAACCGAGTCGTGCTCGCGTGGCAGATCAACGCCGAATGGAAGTTCGACCCTTCGCTGATCAGCGAAGTGGAAGTGCGGTTTCAGGCGCAGGGGACTGATACGACACTCGTGAGATTGGAGCACGGCAAGCTCGACGCTTTCGGAGAGGGCGCAGAGAAAGTACGCCAGGCGATTTCGTCGGAAGGCGGCTGGGGCGCGCTGTTGCAGGCTTACGCAGATGCTGTTGTGAAGGTCGCGTGA
- a CDS encoding ABC transporter permease has protein sequence MQRAIRESLFQGLRALGINPMRTGLATLGIIIGVASVIMTLALGDGLGNYARESLAVTTDVQTVNIASRTSEIRDGFSFPVSGYPIFTLQDAAELQDVVGPSGDVSMSASGRAIIMSPQAAPHAVRVNATLPNFVTFRRKDVETGRYFTDAEARRDAPVVVLSHNLAAQLSRTGDPSRMLGATVRVHGRPLTVIGIMPPYVGERLFDVYVPILAASTTFEPSGVITPTLAVRARSIEGVGEVRDLVDGWLAGKFPNWQKRVDVELEAARLAQVNNALLIFKLVMGALAGVSLVVGGVGIMNVLLASVTERTREIGVRKAVGATRRDILVQFLAESLALASAGTGVGTVLGLSGAFALAALARRFATTIPMYAAVSPATIATAAVAASVVGLTFGMYPAMRAARLSPIDAIRHE, from the coding sequence ATGCAGCGCGCGATTCGCGAATCGCTATTCCAGGGCCTGCGCGCACTCGGCATCAACCCGATGCGGACGGGATTGGCGACGCTCGGGATCATCATCGGCGTCGCGTCGGTGATCATGACGCTGGCACTGGGCGACGGACTCGGGAATTACGCCCGGGAGTCGCTGGCGGTGACGACCGACGTGCAGACTGTGAATATTGCGTCCCGCACGAGCGAGATTCGCGACGGATTCAGCTTTCCGGTATCGGGCTATCCCATCTTCACGCTGCAGGACGCCGCTGAGTTGCAGGACGTAGTCGGCCCGAGCGGTGACGTGTCGATGTCCGCATCGGGACGCGCGATCATCATGTCGCCGCAGGCCGCACCGCACGCCGTACGCGTGAACGCAACCCTTCCGAACTTCGTCACGTTCCGGCGCAAGGACGTGGAGACGGGCCGCTACTTCACCGACGCCGAGGCTCGCCGCGATGCGCCTGTCGTGGTCCTGTCGCACAATCTGGCCGCGCAGCTGTCGCGCACCGGCGATCCATCGCGAATGCTCGGCGCGACGGTGCGCGTGCATGGTCGCCCGCTGACGGTGATCGGTATCATGCCTCCATACGTTGGCGAGCGGCTCTTCGACGTGTATGTCCCCATTCTGGCCGCTTCGACGACGTTCGAGCCAAGTGGAGTGATTACACCGACGCTGGCCGTCCGCGCGCGAAGCATCGAGGGAGTCGGAGAGGTGCGCGACCTGGTGGACGGATGGCTCGCGGGGAAATTCCCGAACTGGCAGAAGCGCGTCGACGTCGAGCTGGAAGCCGCGCGACTGGCGCAGGTGAACAACGCACTGCTGATATTCAAGCTCGTAATGGGCGCTCTGGCCGGCGTATCGCTCGTAGTCGGCGGCGTGGGGATCATGAACGTCCTGCTCGCGAGCGTCACGGAGCGGACGCGTGAGATCGGCGTGCGCAAGGCCGTCGGTGCCACGCGTCGCGATATTCTCGTGCAGTTTCTCGCCGAGTCGCTCGCGCTGGCCAGCGCCGGCACCGGAGTTGGCACCGTGCTCGGCCTGTCGGGCGCGTTTGCGCTGGCGGCACTCGCCAGGCGCTTTGCAACGACCATACCGATGTACGCCGCAGTTTCGCCAGCGACGATCGCTACCGCCGCCGTTGCTGCGTCCGTCGTCGGACTCACGTTCGGCATGTATCCCGCAATGCGCGCCGCGCGGCTCTCTCCAATCGACGCGATCCGCCACGAGTAG
- a CDS encoding M28 family peptidase has product MRLSLVIAAGASVLLLTSGAAAQNAPRPSGDPASVAAIASWLAYDAPPGDESRITDAVMAADNHWRRDALGNLVMTVGSGHPRRLIACGLDHTGFIVSEITDQGYLRLHRAGNGATHPLWDQFHQAQQVRVLTKNGSIPGVVAVDNLHFAQEHRGDTSIVNVDQLWVDVGVRSRAEATALGVTLIDPVVRDVPPWTYTDHVAGADASGRAGCAAVASVAHAAQRGNAHTAGETVFVLSTQSSFRWSGLEAAAARLGRFDEAMIVAAASASGDDSAAVSHSPFAPRARSVPAVNSDAVSRMAVRARFAGSLMESVRSSDLDSLLLAVRAAAHVSSPAPWLVLPRPPATVATRARDSLSVAADVLTRLAELSAVGERESPVRDAIRSALPEWARKQIVQDSAGNLILSMGPDRDTSVFLAHMDEVGYIVRSIDRDGTVTLTSQGGLNGAAWEGQPALLFLDRPATSNAPASAAPVSLPGVFVPREQAKVRRPDVMRAWFGMDSAALVTHGVRPGLVVTAYKRGERLAATRFTARALDDRAGDTALLLALAEMDPAKLTHKVIFVWSVEEEVGLFGAAAAAQYIGTSVQHAYAIDTFVSSDTPLESPFFAFAPLGEGPVLRASDDGMIVLPSERDRIIALAHSNHIPLQVGTTKGSTDAVPFVAKGAIGAQLGWPGRYSHSPAEVLDLNDLMSLARLVRVLAQ; this is encoded by the coding sequence GTGCGTCTCTCGCTCGTTATTGCCGCCGGCGCTTCGGTGCTCCTACTCACTTCAGGAGCAGCGGCGCAGAATGCGCCTCGCCCGTCAGGCGATCCCGCGTCAGTTGCCGCAATTGCTTCCTGGCTTGCTTACGACGCACCGCCCGGAGACGAATCCCGCATCACGGATGCGGTGATGGCCGCGGACAATCACTGGCGCCGCGACGCACTCGGCAATCTCGTCATGACAGTCGGGAGCGGTCACCCTCGTCGGCTGATCGCATGCGGGCTCGATCATACAGGGTTCATCGTGAGTGAGATAACTGATCAGGGCTATCTGCGATTGCATCGCGCCGGAAATGGTGCGACGCATCCACTCTGGGATCAGTTTCATCAGGCGCAGCAGGTGCGGGTGTTGACGAAGAATGGATCCATCCCGGGTGTAGTCGCCGTGGACAATCTTCACTTCGCGCAGGAGCATCGCGGCGATACGTCGATCGTGAACGTGGACCAGCTATGGGTAGACGTCGGCGTCAGATCTCGCGCCGAAGCAACTGCGCTCGGCGTCACCCTGATCGATCCCGTTGTACGTGACGTTCCACCGTGGACATACACTGACCATGTGGCGGGCGCCGACGCGAGCGGCCGCGCGGGATGTGCAGCGGTGGCATCGGTCGCGCACGCAGCGCAGCGCGGCAATGCGCACACTGCGGGCGAGACAGTGTTCGTGTTGTCCACGCAGAGCAGTTTTCGATGGAGCGGGCTGGAAGCTGCCGCGGCGCGTCTGGGCAGGTTCGACGAGGCGATGATCGTTGCCGCTGCAAGCGCGTCGGGTGATGACAGCGCAGCGGTGTCGCACTCACCCTTCGCTCCACGCGCCAGATCCGTTCCGGCGGTGAACAGCGACGCAGTGTCGCGCATGGCGGTGCGCGCGCGCTTCGCCGGCTCGCTCATGGAGAGCGTCCGCTCGAGCGATCTGGATTCGTTGCTCCTTGCGGTGCGCGCTGCCGCACACGTATCGTCGCCAGCACCATGGCTTGTGCTTCCGCGGCCTCCCGCGACGGTCGCAACGCGCGCGCGCGACAGTCTTTCAGTGGCTGCGGACGTTCTCACACGCCTTGCCGAGCTATCGGCGGTCGGCGAGCGCGAATCTCCGGTTCGCGATGCAATTCGCAGCGCATTGCCGGAATGGGCGCGCAAGCAGATAGTACAGGACTCTGCAGGCAACCTCATTCTGTCGATGGGACCGGATCGCGATACGAGCGTCTTTCTCGCGCACATGGATGAAGTGGGATACATCGTCCGATCCATCGACCGTGATGGAACGGTGACGCTGACGTCGCAAGGCGGCCTCAACGGCGCAGCATGGGAGGGCCAACCCGCGCTGTTGTTTCTGGACCGGCCGGCGACCAGTAACGCACCCGCCTCAGCGGCACCCGTATCACTCCCCGGAGTCTTCGTACCGCGCGAGCAGGCGAAGGTGCGCCGCCCCGACGTCATGCGCGCATGGTTCGGGATGGATTCGGCTGCACTCGTCACGCACGGTGTACGTCCCGGGCTGGTTGTTACCGCATACAAGCGCGGCGAACGTCTCGCTGCGACACGGTTCACCGCACGCGCACTGGATGACAGGGCGGGTGACACTGCCCTGTTGCTGGCGCTTGCAGAGATGGATCCGGCAAAGCTGACGCACAAGGTCATCTTCGTCTGGTCGGTCGAGGAAGAAGTCGGACTCTTCGGTGCGGCAGCTGCCGCGCAATACATCGGGACGTCGGTGCAGCACGCATACGCGATCGACACCTTCGTGTCGTCAGATACGCCGTTGGAGTCGCCATTTTTCGCCTTCGCTCCGCTTGGTGAAGGGCCGGTATTGCGAGCGTCGGACGACGGGATGATCGTGTTACCGAGCGAACGCGACCGTATCATCGCACTCGCTCACAGCAATCATATCCCGCTGCAGGTGGGCACGACCAAGGGATCGACCGACGCCGTTCCATTCGTGGCGAAGGGCGCGATCGGTGCCCAGCTCGGATGGCCGGGCCGGTACAGTCATTCGCCCGCGGAGGTGCTGGATCTCAATGATTTGATGTCGCTGGCGCGGCTGGTGCGGGTGCTGGCGCAGTGA
- a CDS encoding DNA methyltransferase, translating to MTFPSEAPARLRELAQAWAGTTVNERAAFQTWMLRFCEALGVATPDPPTASYRFELPVQVMDREGRESTNFIDCWKSGHFAIEAKASGDDRRNDSLLRKAFGQVRNYVAYVSGDAPPYLMVLDVPRTLIVWDRWSGAYGDFAAGRRIALNTLHDRPEDIQLLYDIFVDPSVRDPRGKAQVVTREIAAGLAELAAELETRGLDTERVARFLMRCVFSCFAEDVGLLPENLFRRTLETARSSGDHERLTMALTSLWKTMDSGGMFGAELLHRFNGHFFKTVEALPLAARDVDLLIDAAKHDWSRVEPSIFGTLLVRALDPEERHRLGAEYTPRAYIERLVEPTVIEPIRERWTAVQAAALQLEDTGRARDRTKAIKQIREFHEWMRGLSFLDPACGSGNFLYVTMAAVKRIEHEVMNEIARLSHGQGGLVLDEVHPRQFHGIEVKPWAREIAELTLWIGYHQFWRESHGGRTPPDPILEDTGTIECRDAVLAWDEIVHRPERDRPDPTPRIVSPITGEMIPDPNAKLKYYEYVGGRQAEWPRADFIIGNPPYMGVQRQRASMGWGYIDALRSVYSTIPDGADFVMYWWWRTAKRVGRGETIRAGLITTNSIVQSLNRKVVEEATENNAEVVWVIRDHPWGDTSNDAAVRVTFTVIAPTAQSHRIITVDDRANITASEQYTEPLNSDFTPLANVGQSATVSLLANRGMSFRGAAIVGEGFMVPSAAAPGLVRDADPTRQVLRPIRNGRDITQRPRGDWVIDFGSMSEAEARGFPQLYDIVRTRVRPAREAQADVGRRRFWWRFGRSNEDMRNGLRNLSRFVATPMTSKHRFFVWLEPEILPDQGIIAIASDKAVMLGILSSIIHVTWSLAAGGRLGVGNDPRYNNSLTFESFPFPLPTTDQAESVSTLAERLDSHRKSAIARDERVTMTGMYNVVEKLRSGAALTPKERVIHEIAACGVLRDMHDELDALVAESYGWPWPMEKEEILERLVALHDERVEEESRGVIRWLRPEYQIPRFAPAATALTLAIPDAEAPAVAAAALPAWPSTAVEQLSAIGALVAQRPLGADEIAASFSGAQRALVARHLETLALMGEVTQDQDGRYGVARKVA from the coding sequence ATGACGTTTCCCAGCGAAGCACCGGCGCGCCTGCGTGAACTGGCTCAGGCGTGGGCCGGAACCACCGTGAACGAGCGCGCGGCCTTCCAGACCTGGATGCTGCGCTTCTGCGAGGCACTCGGCGTCGCCACCCCCGATCCGCCGACGGCGTCGTACAGGTTCGAGCTGCCAGTGCAGGTGATGGATCGTGAAGGGCGGGAATCCACCAACTTCATCGATTGCTGGAAGTCGGGTCATTTTGCGATCGAGGCGAAGGCCTCAGGCGACGACAGGCGTAACGACTCGCTGCTGCGAAAGGCCTTCGGTCAGGTGCGCAACTACGTCGCGTACGTTTCCGGTGATGCGCCACCATATCTGATGGTGCTCGACGTCCCGCGCACTCTTATAGTGTGGGACCGGTGGAGCGGAGCGTACGGGGATTTCGCCGCCGGCCGGCGCATTGCGCTCAACACGCTGCACGATCGTCCCGAAGACATCCAGCTGTTGTACGATATCTTCGTCGATCCATCCGTCCGCGATCCCCGTGGGAAGGCACAGGTAGTGACAAGGGAAATCGCCGCCGGACTCGCCGAGCTCGCCGCGGAGCTGGAGACGCGCGGGCTCGACACCGAGCGCGTGGCGCGATTCCTCATGCGCTGCGTCTTCTCGTGCTTCGCGGAAGACGTCGGCTTGCTACCGGAGAATCTATTTCGTCGCACGCTCGAGACCGCGCGCAGCTCCGGCGATCACGAGCGTCTCACGATGGCGCTCACATCGCTCTGGAAGACGATGGACAGCGGCGGCATGTTCGGCGCCGAGCTGTTGCATCGCTTCAACGGGCACTTCTTCAAGACCGTGGAAGCGTTGCCACTCGCGGCGCGCGACGTTGATCTTCTAATCGATGCCGCCAAGCACGACTGGTCACGCGTCGAGCCTTCCATCTTCGGCACTTTGCTGGTTCGTGCCCTCGATCCCGAAGAGCGTCACAGACTCGGCGCCGAGTACACACCGCGCGCGTACATCGAGCGTCTGGTTGAGCCCACTGTGATCGAGCCAATACGCGAGCGATGGACTGCCGTGCAGGCGGCGGCGTTGCAGTTGGAGGACACGGGAAGAGCGCGCGACAGGACGAAGGCGATCAAGCAGATTCGCGAGTTTCACGAATGGATGCGCGGACTGTCGTTCCTGGATCCCGCATGCGGCAGCGGAAACTTTCTGTACGTGACGATGGCCGCGGTGAAGCGGATCGAGCACGAAGTGATGAACGAGATCGCGCGCCTGTCACACGGACAGGGCGGACTCGTGCTCGACGAAGTGCATCCGAGACAGTTCCACGGCATCGAGGTGAAGCCGTGGGCACGCGAGATCGCGGAGCTGACGCTGTGGATCGGATACCATCAATTCTGGCGCGAGTCGCATGGCGGAAGGACGCCGCCAGATCCGATTCTCGAGGACACGGGAACGATCGAGTGTCGCGACGCCGTACTGGCGTGGGATGAGATCGTGCATCGGCCGGAACGAGATCGCCCGGATCCGACTCCGAGAATTGTGTCGCCGATTACGGGGGAGATGATTCCGGATCCGAATGCGAAGCTGAAGTACTACGAGTATGTGGGGGGGAGGCAGGCGGAGTGGCCGAGGGCAGATTTTATAATCGGAAACCCGCCGTATATGGGCGTGCAGCGGCAACGCGCGTCGATGGGTTGGGGGTACATCGACGCATTGCGAAGCGTATACAGCACAATTCCCGATGGCGCGGACTTTGTCATGTATTGGTGGTGGCGGACTGCGAAACGCGTCGGCCGCGGAGAAACGATCCGCGCGGGCCTAATTACCACCAATTCGATCGTTCAGTCACTGAATCGAAAGGTTGTAGAGGAAGCGACCGAGAACAACGCAGAGGTTGTATGGGTTATTCGCGATCATCCCTGGGGGGATACGTCAAACGATGCAGCAGTCCGCGTGACCTTTACGGTTATTGCACCTACTGCGCAAAGCCACCGTATTATCACAGTTGACGACCGTGCAAACATCACGGCTTCGGAGCAGTATACGGAGCCCTTGAACAGCGATTTTACACCGCTGGCCAATGTAGGACAGAGTGCAACTGTCAGCCTACTTGCGAATCGGGGAATGAGCTTCCGCGGCGCTGCAATCGTTGGCGAAGGGTTCATGGTGCCGTCAGCTGCCGCGCCAGGGCTCGTGCGGGACGCGGACCCGACCCGTCAAGTACTACGGCCAATTCGGAACGGGCGTGACATAACGCAACGTCCGCGTGGTGATTGGGTTATCGATTTCGGTTCGATGTCCGAAGCGGAGGCACGTGGGTTCCCGCAATTGTATGACATAGTTCGCACGCGAGTGCGCCCGGCACGGGAAGCGCAGGCAGATGTCGGTCGGAGACGCTTTTGGTGGAGGTTTGGACGGTCGAACGAAGATATGCGTAACGGGCTCCGCAATCTCTCGCGTTTCGTTGCAACGCCGATGACGTCCAAACATCGATTTTTTGTTTGGCTTGAGCCCGAAATACTTCCTGATCAAGGAATAATTGCCATTGCGTCGGACAAGGCGGTAATGCTTGGAATTCTTAGTTCGATAATTCATGTCACCTGGTCTCTCGCTGCTGGTGGTCGCCTAGGCGTTGGCAATGATCCCCGATACAACAATTCCTTGACGTTTGAATCTTTCCCGTTCCCACTGCCGACAACGGATCAAGCCGAATCTGTGTCAACCCTCGCCGAGCGCCTCGACTCTCACCGCAAATCCGCGATCGCGCGCGATGAGCGTGTGACGATGACCGGCATGTACAACGTCGTCGAGAAACTCCGCTCGGGTGCAGCACTCACACCGAAGGAGCGCGTGATTCACGAGATCGCGGCGTGTGGTGTGTTGCGCGACATGCACGACGAGCTCGATGCGCTGGTCGCCGAGTCGTACGGGTGGCCGTGGCCGATGGAGAAGGAGGAGATACTGGAGCGACTCGTTGCGTTGCACGACGAGCGCGTCGAGGAAGAAAGTCGCGGTGTGATCCGCTGGCTCCGGCCGGAGTATCAGATCCCGCGCTTCGCGCCAGCCGCGACCGCGCTGACGCTCGCGATTCCGGACGCCGAAGCGCCGGCCGTTGCCGCAGCCGCGCTCCCCGCGTGGCCGTCGACCGCCGTGGAGCAGCTTTCGGCGATCGGTGCACTTGTCGCCCAGCGCCCGCTCGGGGCAGACGAGATCGCCGCCAGTTTCAGCGGCGCACAGCGCGCGCTCGTCGCGCGGCATCTGGAGACGCTGGCGCTGATGGGCGAGGTGACGCAGGACCAGGATGGGAGGTACGGAGTGGCGCGGAAGGTGGCGTAG
- a CDS encoding TA system VapC family ribonuclease toxin, protein MFVVDTNILVYAANKTSPEHARCRSQLEAWRSLAGAWYLTWGICYEFLRVTTHPRVLERPLAAVDAWGFIQSVLASPGVSLLVPTMRHQAVVTELIGLVPELRGNLMHDATTAALMREHGIRRIYTRDADFHRFPDIEPIDPLVIAR, encoded by the coding sequence GTGTTTGTTGTCGACACAAATATCCTGGTCTATGCTGCCAACAAGACTTCACCGGAACACGCCCGCTGCCGTTCGCAGCTGGAAGCGTGGCGGTCGCTTGCAGGAGCGTGGTATCTCACGTGGGGCATCTGTTATGAATTCCTGCGCGTCACTACACATCCGCGAGTATTGGAGCGACCGCTGGCGGCGGTCGACGCATGGGGATTCATTCAGAGTGTGCTGGCGTCGCCCGGGGTGAGCCTGCTCGTACCAACGATGCGGCACCAGGCGGTCGTGACTGAGCTGATAGGTCTCGTGCCGGAGTTACGAGGGAACCTGATGCACGATGCGACCACAGCCGCGCTGATGCGCGAGCACGGCATCCGGCGAATCTACACGCGAGACGCCGACTTTCATCGGTTCCCCGACATCGAACCGATCGACCCGCTCGTAATCGCCCGGTAG